From a region of the Neobacillus niacini genome:
- a CDS encoding Crp/Fnr family transcriptional regulator, giving the protein MNPSHALEEQPLGRVRELKIEDFLRKIVIFKDLSAKSLRLIANRIQTLTIKKGDQVICEDELAKGVFFIHAGAVKLTKRDESGNEIIVCMKQKGDVFAEACLFSKTSLMYPATATMLQDGQLFFLDKMELEKGLHEYPELAVQMIQYMSDSLREMTSTLRDVALLDVYAKTVKTLERLGNKFNTSASRWNIEIPLTIQEFATVVGTTRESVSRVFSKLKKEGIIEMKSRKIIILDMCRLCALMNTTY; this is encoded by the coding sequence ATGAATCCCTCACATGCTTTAGAGGAACAGCCATTAGGAAGAGTAAGAGAGCTGAAAATCGAGGACTTCTTACGAAAAATCGTCATTTTTAAAGATTTATCTGCAAAATCCCTGCGGCTTATTGCTAATCGTATTCAGACGTTAACCATTAAAAAAGGAGATCAGGTGATTTGTGAGGATGAATTGGCCAAGGGAGTATTTTTTATTCATGCAGGCGCGGTAAAGCTAACGAAACGAGATGAAAGCGGAAATGAGATCATTGTTTGTATGAAGCAAAAGGGTGATGTGTTTGCAGAAGCTTGTTTATTTTCTAAAACCTCTTTGATGTACCCAGCGACAGCTACTATGCTCCAAGATGGCCAGCTTTTCTTTCTAGATAAAATGGAATTAGAGAAGGGGCTTCATGAATATCCAGAGTTAGCTGTCCAAATGATCCAATACATGAGTGATTCGCTGCGCGAGATGACGTCAACCTTAAGGGATGTTGCGCTGTTAGATGTTTATGCGAAAACAGTAAAGACGTTAGAGCGCTTAGGAAATAAATTTAATACCTCTGCCTCGAGGTGGAACATTGAAATCCCGTTGACGATACAAGAATTTGCAACTGTGGTAGGAACGACGAGGGAGAGTGTAAGCCGGGTTTTTTCGAAATTAAAAAAAGAAGGAATCATCGAAATGAAATCACGGAAAATTATCATCCTTGATATGTGCCGGCTCTGTGCTTTGATGAATACCACCTATTAA
- the bshB2 gene encoding bacillithiol biosynthesis deacetylase BshB2, which produces MEKERHVLVVFPHPDDEAFGVSGTIATHVQNGTPVTYACLTLGEMGRNMGNPPFTNRENLPKIRKEELKAAAAALGIQDLRMLGYRDKTVEFEDDEKLAKAMLSLINEVNPSLIITFYPGYSVHPDHDATGAAVVRAVESLPAAARPKLHCVAFSNNCVEELGEADIVHNISAVADKKLAAIQAHRSQTEQMFGDVTEKLKNQDPQMMVWINNERFWTYKFDK; this is translated from the coding sequence ATGGAAAAAGAACGTCATGTATTAGTCGTCTTTCCACATCCGGATGACGAAGCTTTTGGAGTGTCAGGAACCATTGCCACCCATGTACAAAACGGTACTCCTGTCACCTATGCCTGCTTAACCTTGGGAGAAATGGGACGCAACATGGGGAATCCCCCTTTTACCAATCGAGAAAATCTCCCGAAAATTAGAAAAGAAGAACTTAAGGCTGCCGCCGCGGCATTAGGTATTCAAGATTTGCGAATGCTAGGATATCGTGATAAAACGGTGGAGTTTGAAGACGATGAAAAACTAGCGAAAGCGATGTTGTCGTTGATTAATGAAGTAAATCCATCACTGATCATTACTTTTTATCCAGGATACTCCGTTCACCCTGACCATGACGCCACCGGTGCGGCGGTTGTGAGGGCAGTTGAATCTTTACCTGCTGCTGCAAGACCTAAACTGCACTGTGTTGCTTTTTCAAATAATTGCGTGGAAGAGCTCGGTGAGGCCGACATTGTCCATAACATTAGCGCTGTTGCCGATAAAAAGCTCGCAGCGATTCAAGCCCATCGTTCCCAGACGGAGCAAATGTTTGGCGACGTGACTGAGAAGTTAAAGAACCAAGACCCGCAAATGATGGTCTGGATCAACAACGAACGGTTTTGGACATACAAATTTGATAAGTAA
- a CDS encoding YojF family protein: protein MEPIKDYRQVQEAINAFANQDVYIHLETTNGAYASHHDQTFFSAGAYIRNALVRYEIGKITGNDPYRVGLKINLGWIYAEGLTHFEVDEQNRLLLAGHDNKGKLAVALEISATPFE, encoded by the coding sequence ATGGAACCAATTAAGGATTATCGTCAGGTTCAAGAAGCGATTAACGCATTCGCGAATCAGGATGTGTATATTCACCTGGAAACAACCAATGGTGCCTATGCATCTCATCATGATCAAACTTTCTTTTCAGCAGGTGCCTATATCCGTAACGCATTAGTACGATACGAAATTGGGAAAATCACTGGAAATGATCCCTATCGTGTTGGTTTAAAAATAAATCTTGGCTGGATTTACGCAGAAGGTCTTACTCATTTTGAAGTGGATGAGCAAAACCGTTTGCTCCTAGCCGGTCATGATAACAAAGGAAAACTCGCGGTCGCTCTTGAAATCAGCGCTACACCGTTTGAGTAA
- the pdxK gene encoding pyridoxine/pyridoxal/pyridoxamine kinase, whose amino-acid sequence MTIKKVMTIAGSDTSGGAGIQADIKTFQELGVYGMTALTTIVTMDPKDWHHSVFPISVETLKPQIDTVLSVGIDAMKTGMLGTVEIIELVAKVIDEHKLERVVIDPVMVCKGEDEVLNPETTDAMRELLLPRALVVTPNLFEAGQLAQTGPVKTLEQMKEAAVKIHDLGAKYVVIKGGSKLLTEEKSIDLLYDGKDFTIFESEKVETNFTHGAGCTFSSAITAELAKGRSVVEAVEVAKDFISAAISQGFRLNEFVGPTWHGAYRGAKTEYCTDC is encoded by the coding sequence ATGACAATCAAAAAGGTTATGACAATTGCTGGTTCAGATACGAGCGGGGGTGCTGGAATCCAAGCCGATATCAAAACATTTCAAGAGCTCGGAGTTTATGGGATGACAGCACTGACAACCATCGTTACGATGGATCCAAAGGATTGGCACCACAGTGTGTTTCCTATTTCAGTTGAAACTCTAAAACCACAAATTGATACCGTCCTATCTGTAGGAATTGACGCAATGAAAACAGGGATGCTCGGTACAGTTGAGATTATTGAGTTAGTAGCAAAGGTTATCGATGAACATAAATTAGAGCGCGTCGTCATCGACCCTGTTATGGTTTGTAAGGGCGAGGATGAGGTATTAAATCCAGAAACAACCGACGCTATGCGCGAACTCTTATTGCCACGTGCTTTAGTTGTGACACCGAACCTGTTCGAAGCAGGTCAATTAGCTCAAACAGGCCCGGTTAAAACGTTAGAGCAGATGAAAGAAGCTGCTGTAAAAATACACGATTTAGGTGCGAAGTATGTTGTCATTAAAGGCGGCAGCAAGCTTTTAACAGAGGAAAAGTCAATTGACCTTTTATATGATGGCAAAGACTTTACAATATTTGAATCTGAGAAAGTGGAAACAAACTTTACACATGGAGCAGGCTGTACATTCTCGTCTGCCATTACTGCAGAGCTTGCTAAAGGTCGTTCAGTTGTTGAGGCGGTCGAGGTGGCAAAGGACTTCATCTCCGCTGCTATCAGCCAGGGCTTCCGCTTAAATGAATTTGTCGGACCTACTTGGCATGGTGCCTACCGCGGTGCAAAAACTGAATACTGCACAGATTGTTAA
- the fdhD gene encoding formate dehydrogenase accessory sulfurtransferase FdhD gives MYRKGCPDEYPITLVLNGYEIAVFQLTKHDLEDWAYGYLFSEGFIHRASEVGSISINEEMGTINVSLLNGFNEEELFKKKKHYTAGCGRGVTFFSMTDVKNFQKVSSEHSYKLSYLLKKRSEFAQNSSFYLETGGMHGACIVDEAGNITVREDIGRHNAVDKIIGHTIRMGLQPERLVLLTTGRVSYEMLSKAAKFGFPVIGSRTAATKQAVQLAKYLNIEVIGYLRGKMANIYTSTGRVENDLLEIPAVEMH, from the coding sequence ATGTACCGCAAAGGATGTCCGGATGAATATCCCATTACCCTAGTGTTAAACGGGTATGAGATTGCCGTATTTCAGCTAACGAAACATGATTTAGAGGATTGGGCTTATGGTTATTTGTTTTCTGAAGGATTTATTCACCGAGCGAGTGAGGTTGGATCCATTAGCATAAATGAGGAAATGGGTACCATTAATGTTTCACTTCTGAATGGCTTTAATGAAGAAGAGCTGTTTAAGAAGAAGAAGCACTATACAGCAGGATGTGGCCGAGGAGTGACATTTTTCTCGATGACCGACGTGAAAAATTTTCAAAAAGTGTCTTCTGAACACAGCTATAAATTGAGTTACTTATTAAAAAAACGAAGTGAATTTGCTCAAAATTCATCGTTTTATTTGGAAACTGGCGGGATGCATGGGGCTTGTATCGTTGATGAGGCAGGCAATATCACCGTCCGTGAAGACATTGGGCGGCACAATGCAGTCGATAAGATCATTGGCCACACCATACGAATGGGTTTGCAGCCTGAACGGTTAGTTTTATTAACAACCGGAAGGGTTTCATATGAAATGCTCTCCAAAGCAGCGAAATTTGGCTTTCCTGTTATTGGGTCAAGAACGGCAGCCACCAAGCAGGCTGTTCAACTGGCAAAATACTTAAATATAGAGGTAATTGGTTATTTACGAGGGAAAATGGCTAATATTTATACCTCAACTGGCCGAGTTGAAAATGATTTATTGGAAATACCCGCTGTAGAGATGCATTGA
- the iscB gene encoding RNA-guided endonuclease IscB produces MTYCFVLDAQGNRLSPTKENRAWYLIRKQKAILKNKFPMVIQLKKVIPVDEINSTPVHLGIDDGSKFVGIALVQECKRKNKPLFKGTIGLRIDVKVKMTVRRGYRHYRRFHKKYRSARFNNRLASKNEGRLAPSIRQKKDSILRVVNQLHKWIRIDHISLEDVLIDIRALEKGHKPYKWEYQQSNRLDENIRKAVVLRDHNCCQDCGMTNTRMEVHHIIPRRLNGGDSIHNLITLCTTCHDHVTSDELKHSERFLKKIKGRKIQYTDAMHVMQGKSYVQNELKKIAPLSLTTGGDTANKRIDWSIDKSHANDGIVICHLKVKPDQCELKNWTIKPMRKRSSKKIESANGFHHRDFVKYTKRNGETYLAYITALYPKKNQCKMQERF; encoded by the coding sequence ATGACCTATTGTTTTGTGTTAGATGCTCAAGGCAACAGATTATCTCCAACAAAAGAAAACCGAGCATGGTACTTAATTCGTAAACAAAAAGCGATTTTGAAAAACAAATTCCCAATGGTTATCCAACTGAAAAAGGTAATCCCTGTTGACGAAATCAATTCGACACCCGTTCATCTGGGAATTGACGATGGTTCGAAGTTTGTAGGAATCGCTTTGGTACAAGAATGTAAGAGAAAAAATAAACCCCTTTTCAAAGGAACGATTGGCCTTCGAATAGATGTGAAAGTTAAAATGACGGTAAGAAGAGGATATCGACACTACAGAAGATTTCACAAAAAGTACCGGTCAGCAAGGTTTAATAACCGGTTAGCTTCTAAAAACGAAGGACGGCTTGCCCCTAGTATTAGGCAAAAGAAAGATTCTATTTTACGAGTTGTTAACCAGCTCCATAAATGGATCCGAATCGATCATATTTCTTTGGAGGATGTCTTAATCGATATCCGTGCATTGGAAAAGGGTCATAAACCCTACAAATGGGAATATCAACAAAGCAATAGATTGGATGAAAACATTCGAAAAGCAGTAGTGCTTCGCGACCATAACTGTTGTCAGGATTGTGGAATGACAAACACGAGAATGGAAGTTCACCATATTATTCCAAGACGATTAAATGGTGGTGACTCTATTCATAATCTAATAACCCTTTGTACAACATGTCATGACCATGTAACCAGTGATGAGTTAAAACATAGTGAAAGGTTCCTTAAAAAAATAAAGGGCAGAAAAATCCAATATACCGATGCCATGCATGTCATGCAAGGAAAATCCTATGTCCAAAATGAGTTGAAAAAAATAGCTCCCTTATCCCTTACAACAGGAGGGGACACAGCTAATAAACGGATTGATTGGAGCATTGATAAGTCGCATGCAAATGATGGGATTGTTATTTGTCATTTAAAGGTGAAGCCTGATCAATGTGAACTGAAAAATTGGACCATAAAACCAATGAGAAAACGGTCCAGTAAAAAAATAGAATCTGCAAATGGTTTTCATCACCGGGATTTTGTTAAATATACAAAACGGAATGGTGAAACCTATCTGGCATATATCACAGCGCTCTATCCAAAAAAGAACCAATGTAAAATGCAGGAAAGATTTTGA